The genomic segment TCGTCCTCCACGAAGTGCTAAGTGCAAAGTGCGAAGTGCGCTCTACTAGGAATCAGCCGCAAGCGAAAGGAGATCCCATGCAACGTACCGATGCCCTAGAGCTTGTCAGGCAGCACGTGAAGAACAAGAACCTTATTAAGCACATGGTGGCAGTGGAAGTCGTCATGGGTGCTTTGGCGCGACGCTTAGTCGAGAACGACGCCCTTTGGCGGCTGACCGGCTTGCTGCACGATATCGACTACGACCAAACGGCCGAGAAGCCCGCAGAGCACAGCAAGCTCGGGGCGCAGATGTTAGCGGAGCTACAGCTCCCGGCTGAACTGGTTCAGGCAGTGCTGGTGCATAACGAGGCGCACGGAATCCCGCGCAGCACTAGGCTCGACAAAGCGCTCTACTGCAGCGACCCCGTGACTGGGCTTATTGTGGCCGGTGCGCTGATACATCCCAGCAAAAAAATAGCTAACATCGACCCGGACTTTATCCTAAACCGCTACGGCGAGAAGAGCTTTGCCCGCGGGGCTGACCGAGAGGCCATCGCCTCCTGCGAGGAACTCGGGTTAACCCTGCGAGAGTTTGTCACCCTCGCCCTTGCGGCTATGCAGGATTCGGCGACCGAGTTAGGACTATAGCGTTAAAAACAGGGGTGTTGCGAAGTATCGCAACACCCTTTTCTATTTGATTAACCAAGTGTCCCCGTGCCGAACGAACTCGATGATAGATGTTTTGTCGGGGGAATCCCATACGGATGGTATGCGCAGTTTGACTCTCACAAAATCCTTGCGTGATTCTAAGACAACCAGCCTATAAAGGTCCATGCGGTACGCCGATCCCATTTCTCCCGGAGAAACAAACAGCCTCCCATTTATGCTTACATATCGGTCAAGCTTTAAGTATTCTTCGGCTCGTTCAGGGACGAAGGTGCTGCGGATGTATTCCTCGAAATCGGCGTAAGTCGGAAACCTCACATCAGCTACTCGGTGGTACGTGTACCCGTTGTACTCTGCTGTCTCACCGCTCTCCATTAATGTCCCCGTCCAGTGCCAGCTATCTATGGCAGTAGAACGGGCGACTAGATACACAAGGGCGTGGGTTAGCGGTGGCATCGGTGGAGTCACGTCTGCAGCGCTCCGGCGATACACAATCTCCCCTGTCTCCCAATCGCGCATAAGCACAATTTCACCATGCCTGATATAGGCAACTTCGTTTTTTCGCACCGCTTCCCCGTGTCCCCCGGTGGTTTCGTACTCAACTCGCAACACCCAATACCATTCGTTTTGGTACTCGTACGGACGAGATGACACCCGCCAATCGATAGGTTTGACATCACGTGCACCGAGCGTGCGCTCCACATACCTCTCTAAGATTTGACGCACTAATGGGTACAGCACATAATCGGGAAAGGGGCCAACGATGTCGGCAACCGCCTGCCAAGCTGCAAGGCGCTCCCTAAAAAAGCTTAGCTCCTCAGGGGTGAGTAATAGCTCCGCCCATTCTAAGGCCAGAGCAGCTTCCTCTAGCTTAGAATCATACATGCTAGTGACAGCCTGCGCCCTAAATTCCCTTCCCACCTCGGCAACTTCTTGCGCTTGATCCGCCCAGAGACGAGCTATACGTGGGTCTCTGGGTGACAGCTCTGCCGCCTCTTCCGCCTGTTGAACGAGCGCGCTAACCTCTGCCCGAACCGAATTAAGACGGTAATAGTAGAAAATACCTACGGAAAATGCAGCTAGCACAGCCAGTAACATTGCTTTGGCATATTTTCGGGACACTATTTGCGATACAGCTCCCTTTCCTTGAAGTAGACGTAATGCCCGTCTCTGCACAACACAACGCGACAACATGCTTTCGCCGCATGTCTACCCGCCATCCTCGCGAAGTTTGGATTGCCCGAGCTCCAAAGGCGCATTCACGCCCAAGGCGAATTAGCGAAGGGCAGGCACAAGGAACGCGTAGAGCTGTAACCCAAGTGAGACGTAGAGGACAGCCCAAGCCCACCCAAGCCACAAAGAAACCAGCCCGACACGCCCTTTGTCTCCCGACATGAGCGATGTTGCACCATCAAATATTGCGAAAAATACTGCGAACAGCAGGCCTCCGGCAATCATGTACGCATATAACAACACATGGTTTGCGACCCAGTTGTTTCGAATGCTGTTTACAGTGAGTACGGTAGCTCCCAGTGTGCCGAACACAAATGGCATGAAGAGAATGGCAAAGCGTGAAAATATCACGCGCAGCCACTTGTTAGGCTCTGCCATTCCTCCATGCTGACTAGCAAGTGCTGCGAATGCATCAACAATGTCGTGGGACAGAGGGAATGCTAACACCGCCATAATTGGCGTTGTCCAAGCCACTAGCGTCAGTAACCCATCAATCATAGGCAGTTTAGTTGGCCCCCTTTTGTGTAATGGTCTATGGGCGAGTCACGGCTCCAGTAAAGATGTTAAGGTTGCCAGCATCGTAATCGTAATTGACCCAAAATCCAGCCCAATTTATAGACACATCAAAACCGCCGAGTATGCTCCAGCCCGGGGTCAGCGCGAGTATTGAGGCCCGATGGCCATAGGATACAAAAAGGTTAATAGAGTCTTCCGGTCCTGGGTCAAACACCCTAATTCGAGCACTTCCGTCAAGGGCCCTGCACCATAGTCCTCTGATTCCCTTTCGCATGTCGATGACAAACTCTGCCGAGTTAATGTCTGTCCCAGGATGGT from the Selenomonadales bacterium genome contains:
- a CDS encoding HDIG domain-containing protein, with the translated sequence MQRTDALELVRQHVKNKNLIKHMVAVEVVMGALARRLVENDALWRLTGLLHDIDYDQTAEKPAEHSKLGAQMLAELQLPAELVQAVLVHNEAHGIPRSTRLDKALYCSDPVTGLIVAGALIHPSKKIANIDPDFILNRYGEKSFARGADREAIASCEELGLTLREFVTLALAAMQDSATELGL